The Hymenobacter oligotrophus genome has a window encoding:
- a CDS encoding SDR family NAD(P)-dependent oxidoreductase, which produces MRTITAEQPLRGRTILLTGASAGIGLAAAKRLAALGAHLLLVCRNQARGQRALAEVQAAAAPDTPVPELLLCDLAQLAEVHKLCDEVLSRFPKLDVLINNAGVLPDKLIATDEGHELCWATNHLAPFVLTNRLLPLLEQAGAGARIITVASEAHWLGEIESTLEARIDPNRSSAFTAYCDSKLANILFTKALTERLELTPITAHCLHPGLVRSNLWVHSSWFMRAMMVLALPFARSNEKAAETIVCLVTETDPQKLNGAYLKSCRPARISSKAASRAEAFRLWRISSDETGVGE; this is translated from the coding sequence ATGCGTACTATCACTGCTGAGCAGCCGCTGCGCGGCCGCACCATTTTGCTTACGGGCGCCTCGGCCGGCATTGGCCTGGCTGCCGCCAAACGACTTGCTGCCCTAGGTGCGCACCTGCTGCTGGTGTGCCGCAACCAAGCCCGCGGCCAACGTGCTTTGGCCGAGGTACAAGCCGCAGCGGCACCCGACACCCCCGTACCCGAGTTGCTGTTGTGCGACCTAGCCCAGTTGGCGGAGGTGCACAAGCTCTGCGACGAGGTGCTGAGTCGTTTTCCGAAACTTGATGTGCTCATTAACAACGCTGGCGTGCTGCCCGATAAGCTCATCGCTACCGACGAAGGCCACGAATTGTGCTGGGCAACCAACCACCTCGCCCCGTTTGTGCTCACCAACCGCTTGCTGCCGCTGCTAGAGCAGGCCGGCGCCGGCGCCCGCATTATTACCGTGGCTTCTGAAGCGCACTGGCTGGGCGAAATCGAGAGTACCCTGGAAGCCCGCATCGACCCAAACCGGAGCAGCGCCTTTACAGCTTATTGCGATTCGAAACTGGCCAATATTCTGTTCACAAAAGCACTTACCGAACGCTTGGAGCTAACGCCAATTACGGCCCACTGCCTGCACCCCGGTTTGGTACGCTCAAATCTGTGGGTGCACAGCTCCTGGTTTATGCGCGCCATGATGGTATTAGCGTTGCCGTTTGCCCGCTCGAACGAAAAAGCCGCCGAAACAATTGTGTGCCTCGTAACAGAGACCGATCCGCAAAAACTCAACGGAGCGTACCTGAAGAGTTGCCGCCCAGCACGCATTTCGAGCAAAGCTGCTAGCCGCGCCGAGGCCTTTCGGCTATGGCGCATTTCAAGCGACGAAACCGGCGTTGGCGAATGA
- a CDS encoding DUF3127 domain-containing protein, whose product MAYEATGRLHDIMDEQQVSEKFRKREFVLEVVDGQYPEHIKFQLVQDKTALIDQYKIGDEVRVQFNLRGRGFNKNGQMLYFTNLEAWRIEPAAGGASAGGQQGGGYAAPAANNNPGLRRDAQPQRPAPIASDDDNDLPF is encoded by the coding sequence ATGGCTTACGAAGCTACCGGCCGCCTGCACGACATCATGGACGAGCAACAGGTGAGCGAGAAATTCCGCAAGCGCGAGTTCGTGCTGGAAGTCGTAGACGGCCAGTATCCCGAGCATATCAAGTTTCAGCTGGTACAAGACAAAACGGCCCTGATCGACCAATACAAAATTGGCGACGAGGTACGCGTGCAATTCAACCTGCGTGGCCGCGGTTTCAATAAGAACGGCCAGATGCTGTACTTCACCAACCTCGAAGCTTGGCGCATCGAGCCTGCCGCTGGTGGTGCCAGCGCGGGTGGCCAGCAGGGCGGTGGCTACGCTGCTCCGGCTGCCAACAACAACCCCGGCCTGCGCCGCGACGCCCAGCCCCAGCGCCCGGCCCCCATTGCCTCCGACGACGACAACGACCTGCCTTTCTAA
- a CDS encoding isoaspartyl peptidase/L-asparaginase family protein, whose amino-acid sequence MSHIALALHGGAGTIARNQLLPEAEYEYRQALQQALLAGYDLLRQGAPALDAVELTVVHLENNPLFNAGRGAVFTHEGHHELDASIMDGRTKQAGAVTGVRAVQNPIRAARLVMERSEHVLLAWPGAEEFARQQGLAMQPPAYFFTEHRFAQLQEALASGRVRLDHSHDAPLNEPNKFDEDPKRKMGTVGAVACDQYGNLAAATSTGGMTNKRYSRVGDSPIIGAGTWADNRTCAISCTGHGEFFMRAVVAHDVACLMEYRGLSLAEACRVVVHEKLAPIGGEGGLVAVDAAGNLALPFNSEGMYRACISSYSPLFVGIYHDEN is encoded by the coding sequence ATGTCGCACATTGCCCTTGCCTTGCACGGCGGCGCCGGCACCATTGCCCGCAACCAGCTGCTGCCCGAGGCCGAATACGAATACCGCCAAGCTTTGCAACAGGCCTTGCTCGCAGGTTACGATTTGCTGCGCCAAGGCGCTCCGGCCCTCGATGCGGTCGAACTCACTGTGGTGCATCTCGAAAACAACCCACTTTTCAATGCCGGCCGCGGGGCCGTGTTCACGCACGAAGGGCACCACGAACTTGACGCCTCCATCATGGACGGGCGCACCAAGCAAGCCGGCGCCGTAACGGGCGTGCGCGCGGTGCAAAATCCCATCAGGGCGGCCCGCTTGGTAATGGAGCGCTCCGAGCACGTGCTGCTGGCTTGGCCCGGCGCCGAGGAGTTTGCCCGCCAACAGGGCCTGGCCATGCAGCCGCCGGCTTATTTTTTTACCGAGCATCGGTTTGCTCAGCTGCAAGAGGCGCTGGCTAGCGGCCGCGTCCGCCTCGACCACAGTCACGACGCCCCGCTCAACGAACCCAACAAATTCGACGAAGACCCCAAGCGCAAAATGGGAACGGTAGGGGCCGTAGCCTGCGACCAGTACGGGAACCTGGCGGCCGCTACCAGCACCGGCGGCATGACCAACAAGCGCTATTCGCGCGTAGGCGATTCGCCCATCATCGGGGCGGGTACGTGGGCCGATAACCGCACTTGCGCCATAAGCTGCACCGGCCACGGCGAGTTCTTCATGCGGGCGGTGGTGGCGCACGACGTGGCCTGCCTGATGGAATACCGCGGCCTGAGCCTGGCCGAGGCTTGCCGCGTGGTGGTGCACGAAAAGCTGGCGCCCATCGGGGGCGAGGGCGGGTTGGTGGCCGTTGATGCCGCCGGCAACCTTGCGCTGCCCTTCAACTCCGAGGGCATGTACCGCGCCTGCATCAGCAGCTACTCGCCCTTGTTTGTGGGCATTTACCACGACGAAAATTAA